GGGAAACGCGTCACGAATCATAAATGGATTATTCAAGAAGAGATTGTAGATGCCAAGTCATCTCCTTATGAAGTAGGCGATGAAGTAAAAGTAGACGCGGATCATATGAAAGGAATGAAGGATGCTACGGCCACTATCGACTCAGCTAAGCAAACAACAGTGTATATGATTGATTTCGAATCGACTACAGGTGAAGAAGTGAAAAATCATAAATGGGTGACTGAAGACGAACTATCTGCAGAATAAACGATAAACAAGAGAGGAACGGTTTTTTAACCGTTCCTCTCTTGTCTTATTTCTCCTTATTTAAGGAACCCACTTGTAACCAATTCCCCATACTGTGCGAAAGTGTTCTTCAATAGGAAACTCGAGTTTCCTAAGTTTTTCTCTTAAGTTTCTTACATGAGAGTCGACCGTTCGTTCATCTGTCCACTCATTTGCTAACCATAAACTTGAGAGTAGTTCCTCTCTTGAATAGACACGTTCTGGATTTTTTAATAACTTAGCAAGTAATGAAAATTCCTTTGGCGTGACTTTGACTAAATGATTATCATAATACAGCTCATGGGCGTCTTCATTTAAGATTAGACCCGACGATTCGATTTTTGATCCTGAAGAAACTGTAGTTCGTCTGAAAATCGATTGAATTCTTGCCTTCAATTCCGCCTCGTCGAACGGTTTCACAATGTAATCATCTGCTCCCAGTTGTAATCCTTTTACGATTTCTTCTTTTCCGTCGAGTGCTGTCAATAAAATGATTGGTACATTCGAAACTTCCCTTATCCTTTGACAGGTCTCAAAACCATCCATTAAAGGCATCATCACATCCAATATGATTAAGTCAGGCTCATCTACATCAATCAAGTTCAATATCTCTCTTCCGCTGTTCAGCTTAATACAGGTATAACTGTCTTGCAGATAGAGTTCAATCAGTTCTAACATTCGATTCTCATCATCTACCAAAGCAATGGTTCTCATCCTGGAATCCCCCTCAAGTCAATGACAACTTTCAGCCCGTTTTCTACATTAATAGCTACGATGGTCCCTTTGTGCGCTTCAACTATTTCTTTCGTGATAGCCAAACCGAGCCCAGTACCTCCTGTTTCACGATTTCGTGAAGAATCTACTCGATAAAAACGATCAAAAAGATACGGGAGTGATTGCTCATCCACACCACCACCTTCATCCGTAACTTCAATAAAGTTTTCATCAAGTTTTAAAAATACGCGTTTGTTCGCATGTGTATATTTTAGCGCGTTATCCAGTAAATTTAAGAGAACCTGATCAAATCTAGCTTGGTCTATCTCTTTGTAGATGGGAGTTTTATTAATTTGAAGAATTAATTTCACTTGTTTCTCCTCAAATTTAAAAATTATTCTTTCACTGATTTTTTTTAAGAAATCATTCATCTCTGTGATCTGAGGATCTATTTGAAAATGTGGCTCTTCCAATCTAGCAAGTTCAAACAAATCCTCAATCAGTTCTTGAAGTCTTTCGGATTCCTCATAGATAATATCTCCAAATCTCGATTCGTCTTTTTTGAGGAGTCCTGCATATCCCTTAATGTAGGTAATCGGCGTACGCAATTCATGTGTGATTGAAGTCAGAAATTGCTTTCTTGTATTTTGAATGTGACGTAAATCAACAGATAACTTAGTGATCGCTCGTGCTAAATCTCCTACTTCGTCGCTTCTCTCAGCTTCTCTGATTTTCAGCACCTCGCCTTTACTTAACTTTACCGTTGCCTCTTTCATTGATAAAAGTGGCTTTATAATGATATAACTCAAAAAATAAACACTTACTAATAGAAAAAGTACTAACAAGAATAGAGAGAACACTACTTGTTGTTTCAATTCCCCCATCAAATGCTGTATATACTTCGTCGGCTCTAACATGATTATTTGACCGCCATCTTCAATGTTACTCACCGTCACTAAAAATTTGCCCTCTCTCCAATTACCTTCTACGATTCCATCCTTTTTTTGAATCCAATCCGGGTTCAAAAATTGTTCAGCGTCGTTAGATGAATCGACGACTTGATTATTTTTGTCTAAGATAATCACATCAGTCATCGCCTTTTCCTCCATTAAAACAACGTGTTCAACTGTTTGCTTGTCGAAGTTAGTGGAAAGAACATCTCGATGACTATTGCCTCTCTCTTGAAGGCTCTCCAGTTCACTTTCTACTTGTTGATGCTCAAGAATGTTGTATACAATAGCAGATGAGAGAATGAAAATCATGAGAATCCCGAAAAAATAAAATAACGTTATTTTAAATGAAAGTTTATTCATAAAGTACCTTTCTCATTTAAGATGATTACATATAAAAACAAACTGTTGAGATTTAGAAAAGAAAGTATTCTTCATTTAGGCGATACACAAAAGAGCTTTTATCATTTGATTCTTTTAAAAGGACAATTCCTTGAATATTGCTCCACAAATAATTAGCGAAATCATAATCACTAAAAATAGCCTCACGAGTAGGATGCGTCATGAAACATTCTATTTTTGTAATCGTATACATTCCCTCCGAATCACGTTGATAATCGAAAGAAAAAGAACCCTTTATATTAAGCCTTTGAGCAATTATTGCTACGCACTCCTCTAAAATCGAGTTGGCAAACACCTCGTATGAAAGAACAGTATCTTGGTACCGTTCATACTCTTCTCTCATAAAACAGCAAATCACTTCACTAGATCGATAATCGACATATGCATCAATTTTCCCCACCTTTACACCTTCAGGCGCATTCTTTATCTGGTCAAAAGAATAAGTGAAGGTATTACCTTGAACCGAAAATGAATCATGAAGTACTGTTTTATCCCAGTCAAAGGATGTTATAAACGCTACGTTATTTTTTCTCATTTTCAACTTATGTTTTGATAACGTAGATGCTTCTTGTTCGCTTAAAGGGATAATCCAGCCTATTTCTTGAGAAGTACAATATTCAATCAGATTACTAATATACCCTTCTTCTGATTCTTTTTTTGAAAATGAATCAAGATATTTAAAATCAGGAAATAGCTTTCGAACCCATCCTTCTTTTGAAGAAATATGAATATCTATACTTACAGGTTTAAGTTGTTTTATGTTCTCCATCACTTTCCAGTTTTCCTCTACTCCTATTATCAGGACATTTTCACGAGACATTTACGATGCATCTCCTTTCGAAATAGAAAATAGAGCGTCAGAACCCTCTAAACCCTGTAAAATCAATCAATATTGTAGTTAGTTTCGTCAGACCATCGAAATACAATATGATACCTAATAAAATCATAAACCAGCCACCTATTTTCATAACCTTTGAAGAATAATTCATTAAGTATCTGGATTTCCCGACCAAAAACGACATCAAGAAAAATGGAATAGAAAAACCTAGTACATAAAAGAGCATATATAAAAATCCATTACTAGGATTCGTGGCGATCAAAGCAATAACTCCAGCGAGGATTGGTCCTGTACAAGGAGTCCATCCAGCAGCCGATCCGACTCCGACAATAAACGTTCCGATATAACCACGCTTTCTTTTTCCTAAGTTCATTCTTCGCTCTTTAAGTAAAAATATTGGGGTCCACAGACCAGTTAAAATAACACCGAATATGAATAAAATAAGTGCACCGCTCATCCGTAGAACATCTTTATACACTATAAAAAAATCAGCCAAATATGACGTTGAAAAACCCATCACTAAAAATACGCTCGAAAATCCAAGTAAGAAAACGAATGTATGGGGAACACCATTCCAGTTCCACTTTTTATTTTCTTTTAACTCTGTAACTGAAATTCCTGTAATGTAAGATAGAAAAACAGGATACAAAGCTAGGCAACATGGCGAGATAAAAGATAAAAACCCTGCTCCAAAAACTAACAAAAAAGATAACTCCATCAAATTCCTCCCGAACTCTAAAAAATAAATCTTTTTTTAAGATGTATAAAAAAGAAATGTGTTTAATTTTAAACATAAAATCTGTTTGTGAAAAAACTATGCATTTTTTGATTAAATCTCGTATCAATTTTTGAAATGAATTTGATACACTTTTTTGTAATATAGTGATGCTATACTCCTTTTAACAAATCGTTTGTCACCGTATCTTTATCTTTAAAGGAGTACAACTAATGAAAAACAAGGTAATACTTATCGCTTCTAGCGTCTTACTCACAACAACTTTTTCAATGCATAGCCCAAAAGTTGAAGCAAGTAGTGCATATAAAGTAAAAGTAAAGACAGACAATCTCCGTGTTCGGACTGGTCCTTCTCTCAATTACAATATAGTCGGCGTGACTAACACTGGTCAGACTTTTTCTTATTTAGGAAAAAAAGGAGCTTGGACAAAAGTACTTTACAAAGGGAACACACGGTATATCTATAGTTCTTACCTAAAAAAATATAAGAGCCACGTTGCAAAAAAAATGACGTATAATGAGTCTCTTTTTGCTTCTCCTACTAAAGGGAGGCTGACCCAAGGATACGGAAAATCTAATGGCGCTTACGGTTATACATTCCATAATGGCGTTGATCTAGCTGCAACAAAAGGCACACCTGTCTATGCTTCTGCGAGTGGAAAAGTCACTACCTCTAAAAACAGCGGTGCATATGGTAAACACGTTATGATTTCACATAGTCTAAAGAATCAAAAATACGTAACCGTTTATGCTCATATGAATAGTCTTTCGGTAAAAAGTGGTCAGACAGTCTCTAAAGGTATGAAGATTGGAACAGTTGGGAATACAGGAAACTCGTTCGAAAATCATTTACACTTTGAGATTCATAAAAACAGTTATAAATACAGCAGTTATTCTGCAGCGAATAGTGTCAACCCATTGAACTATTTGTAACCTAAAAAAAGAAGAGAGGATGTCCTAAGACAGCATCTTTTCAGATCATAGAAAAACCCTCATTTCGACGTCGAAATGAGGGTTTTTCTATGATCTGAAGCGACTTCATTAAGTCATTTATTTTGAAGTGGATTGCTGTGATCTAGCGTCTCATAAGACTTGTCTCAAAAGTGAGGTGATATTTTGCGGAAAATTGGTTATGTACGTGTCAGTTCAACTAGTCAAAACCCTTCAAGACAATTTCAGCAGCTAAGCGAATTCGGAATGGATATTATATACGAAGAAAAAGTTTCTGGGGCAACGAAGGAACGTGAGCAACTTCAAAAAATGTTAGAGGACTTACAAGATGGTGACACCATTTATGTTACAGATTTAACTCGAATTACTCGTAGTACACAAGATTTATTTGAATTGATCGATTACATACGAAGGATAAAAGCCAGCTTAAAATCACTCAAGGATACATGGCTAGATTTATCAGAGGATAATCCATACAGCCAATTCTTAATTACAGTAATGGCTGGTGTTAACCAGTTAGAGAGAGATCTTATCCGTATGCGTCAACGTGAAGGGATTGAGCTGGCTAAGAAAGAAGGAAAGTTTAAAGGTCGGATAAAGAAATATCATAAAAATCATGCGGGAATGAATTATGCAGTAAAGCTATATAAAGAAGGAAATATGACTGTAAATCAAATTTGTGAAATTACAAATGTGTCTAGAGCTTCATTATATAGAAAGCTATCGGAAGAGAACAAATAGTTCAGTCCTATTCCATTAATTGGCCAGATAATGTTATGTACTTAAAGTCTTATGCAGTTTGGTTATTTTGTTATTAGAATTGGGTACTCCAATTCTTTTTTTATGAATTTTTTTACTCATTCAAATAAACACTTGAATGAATTATTAAAAATGGTTATACTATATTCAAATAAACACTTGAATGATATTGGGGTGAGAATGTGATTAAGAAAGATACTTGTGAAATTTATTGTTATGACGAAGAAAAGGTCAATCGAATACAAGGTAATTTACAGGCAGTAGATATTTCTAGTGTTGCCCAAATATTAAAAGCTATTGCAGATGAAAATAGAGCAAAAATTACCTATGCTTTATGTCAAGATGACGAACTGTGTGTGTGTGATATAGCAAATATTATAGGTGTTACGGTTGCAAATGCCTCTCATCACCTGCGAACGCTCCATAAGCAAGGGATTGTTAAGTTTCGAAAAGAGGGAAAACTTGCATTTTATTCATTAGATGATGAGCATATCAGACAAATTATGATGATTGCATTGGCACATAAGAAAGAGGTGAAGATCAATGTCTAGTGGGAAAGCAAAACTGTCTGAAGAAGAAATGAAAGCCTATCGTGTTCAAGGATTTACTTGTACTAACTGTGCAGCCATTTTTGAAAATAATGTTAAAGAACTTCCCGGTGTTCAGGATGCGAAAGTAAATTTCGGAGCATCTAAAGTTTATGTTAAAGGGACGACAACCATTGAAGAATTAGAAAAAGCAGGAGCATTTGAAAATTTAAAAATTCGAGATGAAAAAGAACAAAGGGTAGAACGAGAACCTTTTTGGAAGCAGAAAGAAAACATTAAGGTATATATATCAGCTCTTTTACTTGTAGTTAGCTGGTTCTTAGGAGAGCAGTATGGTGAAGAGCATGTTCTACCGACAATTGGTTATGCAGCGTCCATTTTAATCGGTGGATATTCGTTATTCATTAAAGGTCTCAAAAATCTAAGCAGATTAAATTTCGATATGAATACGCTTATGACTATTGCAATTATAGGAGCTGCAATCATTGGTGAATGGGGTGAAGGGGCAACCGTTGTTATCTTATTTGCGATTAGTGAAGCATTAGAGCGTTATTCAATGGATAAAGCACGTCAATCTATTGAATCTTTAATGGATATTGCCCCAAAAGAAGCGTTAATTCGACGAGGCAATGAAGAAATGATGATTCATGTTGATGATATTCAAGTTGGAGACATCATGATTGTTAAGCCCGGTCAAAAGTTAGCAATGGATGGAATAGTGGTTAAAGGTACATCGACATTAAATCAGGCTGCGATTACAGGTGAAAGTGTTCCAGTAACGAAAACCACAAATGATGAAGTATTTGCAGGAACCTTGAATGAAGAAGGGTTACTTGAGGTTAAAGTAACAAAACGAGTTGAAGATACTACTCTTTCAAAAATCATTCACTTGGTAGAAGAAGCCCAAGCAGAACGGGCCCCTTCTCAAGCGTTTGTCGATAAATTTGCAAAATACTATACACCAGCTATTGTCATACTAGCTCTTTTAATTGCGGTAGTTCCACCATTATTTGGCGGAGACTGGAGCCAATGGATTTATCAAGGCTTAGCTGTATTAGTGGTTGGTTGTCCTTGTGCCTTAGTAGTCTCAACTCCAGTTGCTGTGGTTACAGCAATAGGAAATGCAGCGAAAAATGGTGTTTTAATTAAAGGTGGTATCCATTTAGAAGAAGCAGGACACTTAAAAGCGATAGCCTTTGATAAAACAGGAACATTAACCAAAGGGATTCCTGCTGTAACAGACATCGTGACATATGGTAGAAATGAAAATGAATTAATGACCATAACAGCAGCCATTGAAAAAGGATCACAGCACCCTCTTGCTTCAGCGATTATGCGAAAAGCAGAAGAAAATGGATTAAAATTCAACGAAGTAACAGTAGAGGATTTTCAATCCATTACAGGTAAAGGCGTTAAAGCCAAAATAAATAATGAAATGTATTATGTGGGAAGTCCAAATCTTTTTGAGGAATTACACGGAAGCATTTCAAGCGATAGGAAAGAAAAAATTGCCGATATGCAAACTCAAGGTAAAACGGTGATGGTGTTAGGAACAGAAAAAGAAATTCTTTCGTTTATTACCGTAGCCGATGAAATGAGGGAATCGTCTAAAGAAGTTATCGGCAAGTTGAACAATATGGGAATCGAAACAGTGATGCTAACAGGCGATAACCAAAGAACGGCAACAGCCATCGGAAAACAAGTTGGTGTTTCGGATATTAAAGCTGACTTACTTCCAGAAGATAAGCTTAATTTTATTAAAGAACTTCGAGAAAAACATCAAAGTGTGGGGATGGTCGGAGATGGTGTGAATGATGCTCCAGCCCTTGCGGCATCTACCGTTGGTGTAGCAATGGGTGGTGCTGGAACTGATACAGCTTTAGAAACGGCTGACATCGCCTTAATGTCTGATGATTTGAGTAAATTGCCATATACAATAAAATTAAGCCGTAAGGCTTTAGCAATCATCAAGCAAAACATTACCTTCTCTTTGGCGATTAAATTAGTGGCATTACTTTTGGTCATGCCTGGTTGGTTAACACTTTGGATAGCTATATTTGCTGATATGGGAGCAACTTTACTTGTAACATTAAACAGTTTACGCTTATTGAAAATCAAAGAATAGGTTCTAAAATGGGCGTCAACTATCGGGTGCGATCATTGAAAACAATGTTATGCTTCAAAAGGGATATTAACAGGAAATATACAACTAAAGGACGCTTTAACTGAGCAACGGAAAAAGCCAAATTTCTCAATTGATGTTGAGAAATTTGGCTTTTTAGTATGGGAATTTCCTTAGCATTGTAAATCCGCATTTTCCTGACGCTACCCCTTATAGAACCACTCTCCCCAACTACCAAGTTGGAGTAAAGGTGGGACGATCATCAGCAACAATGCACCTAGGAAGACGAACGGTGTATACACTTTCGCGAAACGATCGATGAACGCTTCACTCGGTGCTTTATTATCCTGCGCTTCCTCGACCAGTTCAATGATGTGCGCAAGCGTCGTCTCTTGATACGTCTTCTCGACGATCATGTCGAACGAACGATCCATGTTGAGCGTTCCGGCAAATACGTGATCGCCTTCCTTCTTATCGACAGGAATCGATTCGCCCGTGATCGGTGCTTGATTGATGGTCGTCGTCCCGTTCAGGATCGTGCCGTCCAGTGCAACCTGATCACCTGGTCGAATCCGGAGGATTTCTCCGACTCGCACCGCTTCCACCGGTTTACGTCTAACGTCCCCGTCCGTCAGCACGAAGGCTTCCTTCGGAGACAGTTCGATCAGTTTCTGAATGGAATTGCGCGTCCGCGCAAGGGAGCGATTCTGAAGCAAATTGCCGATGGCAAAGAGGAAGACGACGGTCGCTCCCTCGAGCCACTCCCCGATACATGCGGCACCGATGGCTGCTACGCTCATCAATACTTTCATGTCGAGTGAGCGGGCACGGACGGCATAATAGGCACTCCGGAAAACTCTCCCCCCACTGAGGATCAAGGCGATACCGTACAAAACATTCGGAAGATACGCTACTCCGCTCGTTTGGATGAGCAATCCCAGACCAATCAAAATCC
The window above is part of the Exiguobacterium acetylicum genome. Proteins encoded here:
- a CDS encoding response regulator transcription factor, with the translated sequence MRTIALVDDENRMLELIELYLQDSYTCIKLNSGREILNLIDVDEPDLIILDVMMPLMDGFETCQRIREVSNVPIILLTALDGKEEIVKGLQLGADDYIVKPFDEAELKARIQSIFRRTTVSSGSKIESSGLILNEDAHELYYDNHLVKVTPKEFSLLAKLLKNPERVYSREELLSSLWLANEWTDERTVDSHVRNLREKLRKLEFPIEEHFRTVWGIGYKWVP
- a CDS encoding HAMP domain-containing sensor histidine kinase; this translates as MIFILSSAIVYNILEHQQVESELESLQERGNSHRDVLSTNFDKQTVEHVVLMEEKAMTDVIILDKNNQVVDSSNDAEQFLNPDWIQKKDGIVEGNWREGKFLVTVSNIEDGGQIIMLEPTKYIQHLMGELKQQVVFSLFLLVLFLLVSVYFLSYIIIKPLLSMKEATVKLSKGEVLKIREAERSDEVGDLARAITKLSVDLRHIQNTRKQFLTSITHELRTPITYIKGYAGLLKKDESRFGDIIYEESERLQELIEDLFELARLEEPHFQIDPQITEMNDFLKKISERIIFKFEEKQVKLILQINKTPIYKEIDQARFDQVLLNLLDNALKYTHANKRVFLKLDENFIEVTDEGGGVDEQSLPYLFDRFYRVDSSRNRETGGTGLGLAITKEIVEAHKGTIVAINVENGLKVVIDLRGIPG
- a CDS encoding cytochrome c biogenesis CcdA family protein, giving the protein MELSFLLVFGAGFLSFISPCCLALYPVFLSYITGISVTELKENKKWNWNGVPHTFVFLLGFSSVFLVMGFSTSYLADFFIVYKDVLRMSGALILFIFGVILTGLWTPIFLLKERRMNLGKRKRGYIGTFIVGVGSAAGWTPCTGPILAGVIALIATNPSNGFLYMLFYVLGFSIPFFLMSFLVGKSRYLMNYSSKVMKIGGWFMILLGIILYFDGLTKLTTILIDFTGFRGF
- a CDS encoding peptidoglycan DD-metalloendopeptidase family protein; this translates as MKNKVILIASSVLLTTTFSMHSPKVEASSAYKVKVKTDNLRVRTGPSLNYNIVGVTNTGQTFSYLGKKGAWTKVLYKGNTRYIYSSYLKKYKSHVAKKMTYNESLFASPTKGRLTQGYGKSNGAYGYTFHNGVDLAATKGTPVYASASGKVTTSKNSGAYGKHVMISHSLKNQKYVTVYAHMNSLSVKSGQTVSKGMKIGTVGNTGNSFENHLHFEIHKNSYKYSSYSAANSVNPLNYL
- a CDS encoding recombinase family protein, producing MRKIGYVRVSSTSQNPSRQFQQLSEFGMDIIYEEKVSGATKEREQLQKMLEDLQDGDTIYVTDLTRITRSTQDLFELIDYIRRIKASLKSLKDTWLDLSEDNPYSQFLITVMAGVNQLERDLIRMRQREGIELAKKEGKFKGRIKKYHKNHAGMNYAVKLYKEGNMTVNQICEITNVSRASLYRKLSEENK
- a CDS encoding ArsR/SmtB family transcription factor; translation: MIKKDTCEIYCYDEEKVNRIQGNLQAVDISSVAQILKAIADENRAKITYALCQDDELCVCDIANIIGVTVANASHHLRTLHKQGIVKFRKEGKLAFYSLDDEHIRQIMMIALAHKKEVKINV
- a CDS encoding heavy metal translocating P-type ATPase, which produces MSSGKAKLSEEEMKAYRVQGFTCTNCAAIFENNVKELPGVQDAKVNFGASKVYVKGTTTIEELEKAGAFENLKIRDEKEQRVEREPFWKQKENIKVYISALLLVVSWFLGEQYGEEHVLPTIGYAASILIGGYSLFIKGLKNLSRLNFDMNTLMTIAIIGAAIIGEWGEGATVVILFAISEALERYSMDKARQSIESLMDIAPKEALIRRGNEEMMIHVDDIQVGDIMIVKPGQKLAMDGIVVKGTSTLNQAAITGESVPVTKTTNDEVFAGTLNEEGLLEVKVTKRVEDTTLSKIIHLVEEAQAERAPSQAFVDKFAKYYTPAIVILALLIAVVPPLFGGDWSQWIYQGLAVLVVGCPCALVVSTPVAVVTAIGNAAKNGVLIKGGIHLEEAGHLKAIAFDKTGTLTKGIPAVTDIVTYGRNENELMTITAAIEKGSQHPLASAIMRKAEENGLKFNEVTVEDFQSITGKGVKAKINNEMYYVGSPNLFEELHGSISSDRKEKIADMQTQGKTVMVLGTEKEILSFITVADEMRESSKEVIGKLNNMGIETVMLTGDNQRTATAIGKQVGVSDIKADLLPEDKLNFIKELREKHQSVGMVGDGVNDAPALAASTVGVAMGGAGTDTALETADIALMSDDLSKLPYTIKLSRKALAIIKQNITFSLAIKLVALLLVMPGWLTLWIAIFADMGATLLVTLNSLRLLKIKE
- a CDS encoding HAD-IC family P-type ATPase — translated: MILSGILIGLGLLIQTSGVAYLPNVLYGIALILSGGRVFRSAYYAVRARSLDMKVLMSVAAIGAACIGEWLEGATVVFLFAIGNLLQNRSLARTRNSIQKLIELSPKEAFVLTDGDVRRKPVEAVRVGEILRIRPGDQVALDGTILNGTTTINQAPITGESIPVDKKEGDHVFAGTLNMDRSFDMIVEKTYQETTLAHIIELVEEAQDNKAPSEAFIDRFAKVYTPFVFLGALLLMIVPPLLQLGSWGEWFYKG